Proteins from one Nicotiana tabacum cultivar K326 chromosome 23, ASM71507v2, whole genome shotgun sequence genomic window:
- the LOC107782452 gene encoding acidic endochitinase-like: protein MAFSMKTYMPIFSLFILTLALSCNAGGISIYWGQNANEGTLAETCATGNYEIVNIAFLATFGNGQQPTINLAGHCDPSLGECTKLSSDIKSCQSKGIKVILSIGGGAGFYYLSSADDAREVATYLWNNFLGGESRTRPLGNAVLDGIDFDIEGGTNLYWDILAKSLSAYSSMGKKVYLTAAPQCPFPDAWIGNALKTGVFDYVWVQFYNNPPCQYSSGDINNLESAWEQWTSDIPATKIFLGLPAAPAAAGSGFIPADDLTSQVLPKIKSSAKYGGVMLWSKYYDDQTNYSSSIKSDV from the coding sequence ATGGCATTTTCTATGAAAACATATATGCCAATCTTCTCCTTATTCATTTTGACACTTGCTCTTTCTTGTAATGCTGGTGGAATTTCTATTTACTGGGGCCAAAATGCAAATGAAGGAACTCTAGCAGAAACTTGTGCCACGGGAAACTACGAAATTGTGAACATAGCATTTCTAGCAACTTTTGGCAATGGCCAACAACCTACGATAAATCTTGCCGGTCATTGTGATCCAAGTCTTGGCGAGTGCACCAAATTAAGTTCAGACATAAAATCGTGCCAATCAAAAGGAATCAAAGTGATCCTATCAATTGGAGGTGGCGCTGGATTTTATTACCTTTCCTCTGCTGACGATGCTAGGGAAGTTGCTACTTATCTTTGGAACAACTTCTTAGGAGGAGAATCGAGGACTCGTCCTCTTGGCAATGCTGTTTTGGATGGAATAGACTTTGATATTGAAGGTGGAACAAATCTATATTGGGATATTTTGGCCAAGTCACTTTCTGCATATAGCAGTATGGGAAAAAAGGTGTATTTAACAGCAGCCCCGCAATGCCCATTCCCTGATGCTTGGATTGGAAATGCATTAAAAACAGGGGTTTTCGATTACGTTTGGGTTCAATTCTATAACAATCCTCCTTGTCAATACAGTTCTGGTGATATTAACAATCTTGAATCTGCATGGGAACAATGGACTTCAGATATTCCGGCTACAAAGATTTTTCTGGGATTACCAGCGGCTCCTGCAGCCGCGGGGAGTGGATTTATTCCAGCTGATGATCTCACTTCTCAAGTTCTTCCTAAAATAAAAAGCTCAGCTAAGTATGGTGGAGTTATGCTGTGGTCTAAATACTATGACGATCAGACTAATTATAGCTCCTCAATCAAGAGTGATGTCTGA
- the LOC107782451 gene encoding uncharacterized protein LOC107782451 translates to MKDDESINELHSMGEIIPRNKLVRKILNVFPSSWESKVNAITEAKDLQKLTIDELVDKAAKRNPVPDKRFKSKNVADNIVKQALAAWGDSSRESENDDDQGDNSMMAVESEAAEYDSIFALMAKSNEDEEDDDEDEVNFLDVQRNLKFYSQKKLISLSNILIDTYHSLINDKNTLTTELGEIEHERDDLVVVAVDLRETIESLKREKDTLTEIIANIEHERDNLLEVVMDLKETIEELKREGRHEFTQKGKEVASEAHLRLEDELKSVKSSLCAELERNKQLQKDLGRVKNALKKSLKQGIGFQRKKTPYNSHSKYVTVPDNWLCTHYGNTGTLRKPGAVKESSQKWYMDSGCSKYMTESTNDFLSLKALQGGSISFGDGKKGYILGIGRIGKPHSHSIENVYYVNGLKYSLLSISQICDKGNKSGDLSCLSVVEDDAELWHRRLGHVSFTLLNKLVKKDLVRGLPNSSFKDHNVCDAMC, encoded by the exons atgaaagatgatgaatccatcaatgagcttcactctATGGGAGAAATCATTCCAAGAAACAAACTTGTCAGGAAAATACTCAATGTTTTTCCCAGCTCCTGGGAAAGCAAAGTGAATGCTATCACAGAGGCAAAGGACCTACAGAAGCTAACCATCGATGAACTTGTTG ACAAAGCAgccaagaggaacccggttcctgatAAACGCTTCAAGAGTAAGAATGTCGCTGACAATATTGTgaagcaagctcttgctgcatggggagactcctctaGAGAATCTGAAAATGATGATGATCAAGGTGACAACTCCATGATGGCAGTAGAAAGTGAAGCAGCTGAATATGATTCCATATTTGCTCTAATGGCTAAATCAAATGAGGATGAGGAAGATGACGATGAagatgaggtaaactttctggatgttcaaagaaatttgaaattcTATTCTCAAAAGAAGCTTATATCTTTGTCTAATATTTTAATTGATACTTATCACAGTctcattaatgataaaaataCGCTAACCACGGAACTAGGAGAAATAGAACACGAGAGAGATGATCTAGTGGTAGTTGCGGTTGATCTAAGAGAGACCATTGAGagtttaaaaagggaaaaagatacTTTGACTGAGATAATTGCAAACATAGAGCATGAGAGAGATAACCTATTAGAAGTAGTCATGGACCTAAAGGAAACAATTGAGGAACTAAAAAGGGAAGGTAGGCATGAGTTCACCCAgaagggaaaggaagttgcaagtgaggcacaccTTAGGCTTGAAGATGAGCTAAAATCAGTGAAATCTAGTCTGTGTGCTGAACTTGAGAGAAACAAACAGCTTCAGAAAGATTTAGGCAGAGTTAAGAATGCTCTGAAAAAATCACTCAA GCAAGGGATAGGGTTCCAAAGGAAAAAGACTCCTTACAACTctcatagcaagtatgttactgtacctgataactggctttGCACCCACTATGGTAACACTGGCACTTTAAGGAAACCT GGAGCAGTGAAAGAGAGCAGCCaaaaatggtacatggatagtggttgctcgAAGTACATGACTGAAAGCacaaatgatttcctttcactcaaagccctgcaaggagggagtatATCCTTTGGAGACggcaaaaagggatacattctgggaaTTGGAAGAATTGGGAAGCCTCATTCTCActcaattgaaaatgtgtactatgttaATGGGTTGAAGTACAGCCTGTTAAGTATCTCCCAAATCTGTGACAAGGGAAACAAGAGTGGTGATCTCAGTTGTCTAAGTGTTGTTGAagatgatgctgaactatggcacagaagGCTGGGTCATGTAAGTTTCACATTGCTGAACAAGTTggtcaagaaggacctggttcgtggccTGCCCAACTCAAGCTTCAAGGATCACAATGTGTGCGAtgcaatgtgttga